In Syngnathus typhle isolate RoL2023-S1 ecotype Sweden linkage group LG13, RoL_Styp_1.0, whole genome shotgun sequence, the sequence AAAGACTAATTTTGCTGCCTGCATGGCAACTTGCCACACCTTGATCACCATAGAAGGAAAACTCTGTGGGGACCCTTTAGACATCAAGGTGTTCAGCGCCACGGGCTCGGTAAGGACCACTGGGAATTTACATGTAAAGGTTTCTCTTCCCATGAGAATGCCGTTACAATGAGTACATTATAGAAGAATAGGCTTCATATTTTAAAGTCAAGTTTAAAATTCAACTATACATTTTGTTTGATCAGATTCTTGAGGAGGCAACCGAATACCACACTGCACTTTACAATGCCAGAATTTCCTCTGTTATTCAATTCCCGGATCAGGTAATCCTTAAACTCGATAGTTTAATCAAGTAAAAGTACAACTcctaaagtctttttttttttacctttcagTCCAGTGAGTTCGGCATTGTGCGCCAGTTTCCTTTCTCCTCGGCGCTGCAGAGAATGTGTGTGGTCGTCCGGCAACTgggacaaaaacattttgacgTCTATCTGAAAGGAGCACCAGAGACTGTGGCTAATCTCTGCAAACCACACACAGGTCGGACGTGTGTCCATGGACATTTTAAGTAATTCAGTCTGACCAAAGTCTATCAATTTTCCAATGGGTGACATTTTGAGTATGCCCTCATTCATTTAGTCAAGATCCCCTCTATAGAAATATGAATATACAACGTGCTTGTATTTGTCTCCGCAGTCCCACAAAGTTTCACAGAGATTCTTGAGGTTTACACACGACAAGGGTTCAGGGTTATTGCCTTGGCCCGTAACCAGCTAGAGTCTGAACTCTCCTGGCTCAAAGTCCAGAGCCTAAGCCGGTATGCATTCATCTATTTATAGATTTATTGCAGAATAATCCCACACTAAGATGTTAGTTTTTAGTCTGATTTCTGGTGGCCACATATAGttgttttaaaatatagtttttgTCTGCTTAAAATATCAGTCTGACACTAATAATGCACTTAcatgtctaaaaaaaaacaaccgttGATGCATTTAAAatttaaatgggaaaaaaaagtgcgtATCCACTCATCTTACATTCCAAAGTTATACCATTGCAAGGTAGCACCCAAACATTGCTTCATAAAataattttccattttatttgcgTTTGTGTGTGGAATTTCCATCTCTTTGAGAATTTTCCTTCTGGAGAGAAGATGAAGGTAAACATGTTTGACTTCAGTCTGTTTCTCATTGGTGTTAACAGAGAGCAGATAGAAACCGATATGGACTTCCTTGGTTTGATCATCATGCAGAATAAAATCAAAGAACAGACTGCTGACGTTTTGCTTGAGTTAAGACGAGCCAACATTCGAACTTTAATGGTGACAGGTAAACACTGTAAATTTCTTATCGGGTCATCAATATATAAAATTCACACATTTGACTATTTTTGTGTGATGTCAGGTGACAACATGTTGACAGCAATATCAGTGGCTCGAGACTGCGGAATGATTCCAGACCATGAGAAAGTCATTATTGCAGATGCAGTGTCTCCGAATGATCAAAATCCCGCCAAGATCACGTGGCGCTACTGCAAGAGCCCAGTTCAGATAAACAATCAGGTAAAACAGGGATGTTATGCTGAAAATAGAATTATTGTTGATGTTTGCCAAATCCAAAAAAGGAACTTAATATTAAGAAAACATCAAATCAAAAGCATGACAAATTAATGTTGTAGTTGTGTTGAATTGAAAGAAATCCAGTATGTGGTATTTGATCTGTCAGGTTGTTCAGGCTTGCGCAAACTCGTTATGTGACCTCGAGGCGCACTGGTTCCTCCTGTTACTTTTATGTAGCTCCTAAAAGTGGCTCCACTTTATATGACTCAAAAGCAAGTACATGCACAGACCTGTGTAGTTTGCAAATGAACCTAATAGTCTCCAACcaaatgtacattttttgtTAAAATCCTTTTCTTTAAAAGTCTCCGGAAATTATAATAACTTTTTTTGTGCTTCTTTAATTTTCCGCTCCAATTAAGACTACTAAGATCCCTTTTTCTGGTGACGGGGTGTGCAGTAACAATGACCCTGGCTATCACTTTGCTGTGAGTGGCCAATCCTTCAATGTCATCACTGAACACTTTCCAACACTTTTCCAAAAGGTATGAAGATACCAATTAGCTAACTGTGTTCAGTGTCTTGCCATAACAAACTGGGTGTAATTTGTTGTCCTTCCTCACGGGGGCGCTTTAGTTCCTCCTGAGAGCCAGCGTGTTTGCTCGCATGACTCCGGACCAGAAGACTCAGCTGGTGCAAGCCCTGCAGAGTATCGAGTCAGATTATTTATGAATTTTCACACACTATCTGTGTTCTTCATTTGGTTTTAGCAAATAATGTTAtctttactgttttttttttttaccttgcagTTACACTGTTGGGATGTGTGGGGATGGTGCAAATGACTGTGGGGTAAGTATCTGCAGATCTGTATTTGCAAATCACATTTTATACGTGGTTCACAAATTATTCACAATATTTTTGTAAAGCAGAATATTACTTGATTTGAGTTTAGCTGTAGTAATGCGCTTTGGTTAGTTTTATGCAAATAGACTTTAGTCCAGCGGCTTGgtgtcgcactgggtagcatgtccgcctcacagttaggagggtgcgggttcgattccacctccggccctccctgtgcggagtatgcatgttctccccgggcccgtgtgggttttctccaggcactcccgtttcctcccacatcccaaaaacatgcttggtaggccgattgaagactccaaattgtccctaggtgtgaatgcgagacgcaaatggttgtttgtctctgtgtgccctgcgatcggctgggaACCGGTTTGGTgagtcccccgcctactgcccgattacggctgggatagactccagcactcccgcgacccccgtggggactaagcagttcagaaaatggatggatggatggatggatggactttagTCCTGTCATTTGGTGGTATCCATgctaaagagattttttttttttttaaatctgatgTATTGGCTTTTGCCATAATTGTGTATAATTAAAGTGTTCTTTCAATTGGGTGAAAAGTAAATGATGTGAGTTATTCACCATGAAATTGTTGAATTCATTCCTCTGAATTGTTATTTCATTCTCTTGCAGGCACTGAAGAAAGCTCACAGCGGGATCTCTCTTTCTGAGCTGGAGGCCTCTGTGGCTTCTCCCTTCACCTCCTCCATCCCAAACATCTCCTGCATTACCAACCTCATCAGGTAGCTTGCAACTGGACAACAATTTGACCTTTCAGTGTCAAATCTCACTTGTCATGCATAATGCACATTGACATGGCGGTAATAGTggaacttttaatttttttgggtgCCTCACTGTCCATAGGCAAGGCCGTGGTGCTCTAGTCACAACTTTCTGCGTGTTCAAATTCATGTCCCTCTTCAGCTTCATTATGTTCTGTGGAGTCATTCTGCTTTACACGGTAACTATTCtgaaatataaatatgaaaatacattAAGAGGCAGTGCTTGGTTTCATTAATTATATTAAAAGTGAGTTTTATTATAAAGTACTGGGCAGGATGACCAAGAAAAAGGGGACGTAAAATACTGGACTGATGTTGACAGTACTGCATCCTCTTTAGGTTCTCAGCAATTTCGGAGACTGGCAGTACCTCTTAACTGATTCTGTGATGCTTGCTCTAATCATCCTTACCAGTGAGTAATACTAAGTCGTGGACGGTCATCGAGCGGTCTAATCAAGATGTGCATTTTGTGATGATACAACTCAGGTTCTTGATCTGGCATCTCATTTTAGTGAGTCTGAACCCAGCGTGGAAGAAGTTGGTGCGACGCACCCCCCCAACCAGTCTGATGTCCATCCCTGTGCTATCGTCAATTTTGTTTCAGATAGTCAACTGTCTACTCTTTCagatctttacttttttcttggTGCGACAACAGAGTTGGTATCGGACTCCTCAGGAAATGTGAGTGTCACCTTGTACAGTATTTAAACATTCCTGATTATTAGCCACAGTCTCTAAAAGATTGAAGTCATTTTTAACTATTGATATGTAGTTTGCGTGTTATTAAAATAAAGGCGTGCTTTATAATTTGACAAACTTTTTTCTCTGTCACAGTCAATGCAATGACTCCAGTTTCAGTGACACCTGCAGCCTCAACCAAACCAGAGATGGAGCCTTATATATCATAAAGAACTTTGAAAACACCTCCCTCTTCTACGTTTCTGCATTCCAGTACTTGATTGTTGCGATTGTATTCGCAAAAGGAAAACCCTTCAGACAACCAAGCTATAAAAACTGTAAGATAGTTTGCAGAGAAGCAAAATTGTTTTCAACATAGTTTTGCTCACCATCATTTTTACCCTTGTAGTTAATTCAAATCAAAGTGTATTCAAAACCATGTTTATCTAATTGAGTTATAGTTTCTAGTAGGACCTTTTTGTTTATTGtagtctgacttttttttttaaatttcagggTCATTCGTGTTAACCTGCACTCTTCTGTACACTTTTATCCTCTTCATCATGCTGTATCCCATTCCTGCTGTTGATGAGGTCATGGAGGTgaatcttgttttcttttatctATTGGCTGGCTATCAGTGGGGACATACTTGACTCAATAACACCACTATCacatttcaatgaaaaaaaacaaaaacatcaagagTATACCTATGGGCAATGAACCCTGGAGTTCCCCAGAGGTCAATCCTGGGACCCTTGGTTTTTTTGACATAATGTCTAGCTTTTCTGGTAATGTCATCTTAGaattagttgttgtttttttgttttgtttttagtatGTCCAACAACCAGTCATGTTCTCTTGCTTTTTGTGGCCATTTTGTGATAAACTGATACCGATACAAGTATGAAACTGTAAACATTTCTCTGCCCATCCTGTTTCTCTTCCTTCCCTCAGATCGCGGATGTTCCCTACAACTGGCGCATTATGCTGCTCATTATTATTTTAGCGCACGCTGTTCTGTCTTTCATCCTCGAGGTATGCTCATACGCTCACATCTCCCTCTGGATGCCTTTTTATAATCCAATTTGAAAATACCAATTTATATTCTGTTTGCACAATGATTGTTCCTTGACTACTTCATGCTTTCTAATCAATTGAGAAATAGTCCTGATTGTGCATGTGTGGGTCTGCGAATCAATAAGGTAGAGTCCTCTGATCGCTGCAAATGTTTCCTAGAATTTGATCCTTGACACTCTGTGGAAGTTTTTTCCAACTAATCCGGGTGTAAAGTGGACCAGCAAATACACAAGTAACACAACACAGGTTGGCAGGATTTTGATTTTTGATTCTGTCTAGTATATCCTCATGCCTACTCTTACATTGATGTTGTTTTCCAtaatatttgaattaattttGATGCACATATAAATTGTGAAGCCAAAATGTCATCGCTGTTGGGAAACAAAATAgtcaatttaatattttttttacaaattgatGGACATGATTGTGTTGTGGTAATATTAGTTTATAATAGATAGCAATAATAGATATAACACCTACTAGTCATTTTTTAGATATGAGTATTCAACAATTCGACAATGACAATATGCAACACTCACCGCCCAAAACATCTTTGACAAATGTACCCTCTATTGACACACTTTTTATGTTCTATCTTCACGCTGAACCTCATCTCAGATGGCGAATCAACATTGGGGCTTGGCCTTCCTCTCCAGGATCCTTTGTCGTAAAAACCGGCCCCCAAAGACTAAACACAAGTATCTGGCAATGAAGCTGCAAGAGGAGATCGACTGGCCTCCTGCACCTTCAAGCATCACCTATGCTGGAACACCTCAGTACCACTTATCGGTCCCATTTTGACACTAAGAATGACAGAAtatccttaaacacaggcctcGCCtctactggatggatggatggatggatggatggatggatggatggatggatggatggatggatggatggatggattcagtAAATAGGGGAAAAAATAAGTTAACTGAACATTTAAGGACTTTTTCTGTGATTTCAGGCTATCCCTGAACCCCCTGACTTGATTTAGACTTTTTACATTAAAAGACATTGTATCAATTTCATAGTTGATTGAAGTTGTTTTTTGAAGAAACAAATGTGATGTCAGACAGTTGTAGAAGTCAACAACTGGATGGACAGAAACTTTTATCTCCACAGGcaaattcacaccttctccccCAATGAAGCAAATAACCGATGGTTGCCACCAGGTTGCAATAGAGAGTGATAAGTGAATTtgaggcaaaaaaataataatctttgCGATAAGTGTACAATACCGCACCTCCATAACAGATGGTGTGACATTTGTAATACGGCATATTGTACTGTTTGCACTTAAGCCTGTTTGTGTAACTCAGACATATGTGTGCAACTATTCGAGGCGTGATTAGATGAGGTCTGAGATTGACCCCGATTATTAGGATTGTGGAGTTTTCATGAGACACAATTCCATcatcattcattttaaaaaatcggATCTTTTGATTGTCTTTTTTTGAGCCAGCATGTGTTTTTGCTTTCCACTCAAATAATAGTTTCTCGTGTGCTTTTCTATGTAAAACACACTGTTATGCTAACCGATTTTTTTCATTCGAGCTTGCTGTATGCTTTTGCCTCCAGCTAAGCCGCCCATTGTTGACCTCTTtagtattcatttattttgtttaaaaatggtCTCTTACTGCTGTCATGTGCAAACAAAGTGAGTTGAGTTGACAAAGTGAAGTCATACATTATTATAGCTGCACAACGCAGAGGAAAGAGGGACGATAACACGGTGAGTTATCTACGGCTTCCATCCTTCCAGTTTAAAACTGCCACAATTACAGCATATTTATCTAAAATGTGCAATATTAAAAACTTGAAGAATATGACATGACAACAAATGGTAGGaaaaaacaaagtgcaaaataTTACAGAAGATAAACTATTATAAATATTGTAATATCaaattataaaaattaaatagtcACCATTCTTAGACTTTGTACTTCGAATTGACTCATAGTCAGACCTGAAACTTGACGAGGCCCTCGACCATGTAACTGTTGCTTTCCTTGTAGTGGTTCTTCTTTTGTCAGTATGAAGAGCCAAGAAGTGAAGCTCGTCAATAAAAGCCTGGAGGATGAAATGGTAATCAGCCCTTCATATTTATCatgaatcattattttttcTAATCGATATTGATCGTGCAGGAAGTATGGGGATACCGACTTTGCCATTGGAAAATTATCGTGGTAGGCATAGGTACCCTTCTCTCCGGTGGTCTCTTGCTCCTGCTCCTCTACTCTTTGCCGGAGTGGGGCGTCAAAGCCACCTGCACGCTTACCTCACTGAGGGAAGCACAAACACTGCTACTCAGGACCACGGTAtttatgtttgtgtgtttgcaacTGTAGCCTGATCTTCTCCAAATTAAAACTGTTGCAGGAGACCTTTCCATCCACCACTGCtcagtttaaaatgttcatgtcaTCCTAGCAGTCCGATGATAGGTTCACTGTCAAAATGACTGCTGTGAAAAAGATGAATGAAACTTTTGCACAGTGCTATAATTTAAATATTCAAATGTATGTTTTTAACATGAAAATAATTTCTGTTAAGTCTGTTATTGTTGCTTTCACAGGATGATTTCAAGCAATGGTTTCGCGCCGAAGTAAAAGTGATGGCGGCTCCTGGGAAGACCCCCTTTGATAATGTGGATCATCAATCCAAAGCTCAGATGGATGGCGAGGACCCCAAAATCTCCCAAAGTCTTCTACATAAGGAGCGGATCAGGAAATCCTCAAATACAAAGTTTGCAAAGGTACTTCAGTGTGACAAGGatgccattattttttttaaggatcATAAAAAGATGATcttatttcattttctttaaCAACAAGGAGATTATACTTTAAGTACTGGCTATAAAAATATATTGTGAttcaaaagtaccgtattttccgccctataaggcgcacctaaaaacctaaaattttctcaaaaaccaacagtccgccttatagcccggtgcgccttatatatggaccaaattcctaaatttaaactggcccaaagcattgtgtcatgaaatcaatcacaagtggcccgctgaagactatgaatcatgactcaaaaagactatggatcattattttatgattataaagtaatttgtttccgtctgaagttgaaataaaaaagataaaatggagaatgacttgatttggattaaaaatctgacatgatgcattaatggtgcgccttatagtccggtgcgccttatataaggataaagttttaaaatgggccattcattgaaggtgcgccttatagtccggtgcgccttataggccggaaaatacggtatattgttATTCGAACTACATCTTTTGTTGGATGCTTCCTGTTCATCAGGGCGTGATTCATTGCCCCAGATCATATATTGCAGTTTGTTTGAGGATTGTGCCAGTTTGTTATTTTTTGTTCAGTATTTGAGTAAACGTATTTACAGTAAAATTCTGTTTCCTCCCTTCGTAGGTCCGTTATTTTATCCACCACAGCATTAAGTATTACTGGAATGAAGGGAGCCAGACCTATGAATCATTTCAGTAAGTTGCTATTACCAATCTGAATAATATGGGCCATAATATTTCATTTGTGGATGAGTACTTGGACCTGTGCACGATGTCTGATAAAATCACCTTGCTGTGAACAAATGCAGACGTACTGAATATGTGTAATatggagaatgttttttttttttcctcatgtttTTTTAGGGGTTTGGAAGACGCCAAGGTGAAGTGTGCAGCAATCCACACTGACCACAGCTCTGGACTCACAAAATCACTCCAAAAGTACAGGTAGGAGcatttttcttatattttttctttacacgcacaatgaaaacaacattcactgaaaatgttttttgccaacagagcttttttttttggtgagaaTGTGATCGATGTAAAAAATCCATTTTCACCAAAACACTTCATCAAAGaggtaaaaatgaaaaattctttttttgtcctcctTTTGTGGTCCAGATaacgattttgttttgtttcctttctcCATCAAGGCCCTGAATCCTTATTACATCCTGCTGTTTGCCGCTTTCATTCTGTGGTTTATTGAGGGCTATTACTACTATTCATTGGCCATCCTTCTAATGGCAGTTATTTTAATAGCCGCTTCTTTTTACAACATTCGAAAGGTGAGTcaattttcacatttgtttcacttttatTGTTGTAAATGGCGCTGCCATCAGCTTTGCTTTATCAGAATGTCCAACTCAAGGCCCCGGGGCTATATTTGGCCCACCGCATCAGACTATGTTTACCACTGAAGCAaataattcatccatccatttttaacaCTGCTTATCCTGGTCAGACTTGCAGGGAGCTTCAACTTCAGATTGCCTTTTGTTCCAGTTTGGAAACTGTGTTTCATTGCAGAATCATGTCAAACTCCACAAGATGGTAGAAGGACATTGTATGGTTCGCGTTTCAGTAtgcagagggaatgaaggaaAGTTGAAGTTATGCAATAACAACTTTTAACCACCCTACAATAATTGCTTGCGTTGGTGGTGTGGATGATTGAGCATGTCTTGTTTTCAAACTCCATCACAGGTGTCGAACAGGTCACTTCGACCGAGCTTGTGCCCGGTGATGTCATCACTATTCCGGCCAATGGGATGATCATGCCCTGTGATGCTGTGCTCATCTGTGGCACTTGCACTGTTGACGAGAGCATGTTGACAGGTACAAAGGCACAGGACAGCAGGCTCATAATTTCAAGCCCAACCAAAACTGTCATCTCAGTCAGTCACTCCGTCAGTCAATCAGAAAATGATTAATTCTAGTTTGTCACCACTATTTTATGACCTCCTTGATTTTCCTTCTTCTTCGGCGGTATCGCGTCAGCAACAGCCttcttgttattttttattactatATGTCTGTGTGGATTTCCAGGGGAGAGTGTTCCTGTAACAAAGAACAGTGCACCAACTTCAGGCGAGGATGCTGAGAGGATCTACGATACAGAGAAACACAGACACTACACACTCTTCTGTGGCTCACATGTGATTCAAAGTCGTCACTATGGTGCCGAGCTGGTGAAAGTGGTTGTAGTGAAAACAGGTGAGGTTTCTTGCTGAATCTGGTAAAAATAAAGTTACTTTATGCGTCTATCATCCAACAGGCTTCAGTACAAAAAAGGGTCAGCTTGTGCATTCCATCCTCTACCCGAAACCCACTATCTTCAAACTGCACCGTGAGGCCACACAGTTCCTGATGTGTATGGGAGTGGTGGGAATGATTGGCTTCGTCTACTCCATCATTAGCAATGTCATAAATGAGGTACCGACTGTTGACAGGCCAATTGGCAATATTTTCAGAAGCATAAGTTAATGATCACTTTCCCATCTCTTCTAGCTTCCTGTTCACACGATCATCTTTCAGGCTTTCAACATCATCTTCATTGCTGTGCCTGTGTTCTTACCTATGACATTGACTGTCGGTCTTGTGCATGCACAGCGGCGCTTGAAGCGAGACGGCATCTCTTGTATCAGTCCGCAAAGAATCAACATCTCTGGTCAGCTGAACCTGGTTTGCTTTGACAAGGTGAGTGAGTGACAATGTGGGTGCAATTCAAACTGTGCAATCAAGAGTTATGCCATGTTTGTGGCAATAATGAAACCGTTTTACTCCAAAATGGTTCATTGTAACATATttatcctttttatttatttttttcaaattgaccCAATTGACCGGTCCAGTTTTTAAGGGTTTATTTATGACCGGTTGCAAAGATACTGAACAGGTAGTAAGTAGCCTGCTTGGTTTCCCcactagtctttttttttttttttgctgcctaATAAACAGGCTAAGTTAACTCTCTTCGTTTTTTCTCTTTAGACTGGCACCCTCACTGAAAACAGTTTGGACCTGTGGGGTATTCAGAGAGCTGAAAACGGCACGTAAGAGTgtgctttttcattttgttacaGGAATAACGAAACAATTAAATGACAAAGTCTAGCAATatgaagtggaaaaaaatgatgttcatattttctatgatCTTGAAGCTTTCATGCTCGCAAACCAAAAACATAGATAATGCAGCCTAACATAACAAAAATGGAGCATTCAAGTCTCATCCCTGATAATAAAATTATAACAACTCAACATAATTGTCAAATGTACTTAATAAATGAACACTgacttttaaatttatttaataaagttcTCACGAATTTAATTTTGTATtcttatttgaaaagaaaattttaggtttgtttattatttgctTATCTAATAGCTGACATTTGATTAACTTTGTTTACAGTTTTTTAGCTTATTATATTCTTATTTGCTTATCTAATAGGTTACATATTTGATTTACCGACTTTGCATACAGTTTTTCAGCTCCAAACACTGAGGAGGTAAAAGGGAGTCTGGCGAAGAATTCTTTTGTCACCTGCATGGCTA encodes:
- the LOC133165571 gene encoding polyamine-transporting ATPase 13A3-like; the protein is METREMKFINEGLEDEMEVWGYRPCPWKMILVGVGTVCSGGLLLLLLYWLPEWEVKATCTLSSLSEAHTLLLRTTDDFRQWTRAKVRVMLSPGKTPFDSVDDQSMAHLLNGHHLIAEEKEQNEKFYLRQSANIIRYFTHHSIKYYWNEGTQDFETFTGLEHLKVNCAAIYRDHSYGLTKTIQDYRAMFFGKNEIDVRVPTIFKLFVKEVLNPFYIFQLFAIVLWAVQEYFHYSLSMLILSLLLIAASLYTIRKQYRKLHNLVVSHSMMGVSVCRRNEDTEQVMSTELVPGDVIAIPSNGMIMPCDAVLISGTCIVNESMLTGESVPVTKTSLPSSGDDAERIYSTEEHKRHTLFCGSHVIQSRYYADELVKVIVVRTGFKTEKGQLVRSILYPKPTNFKLHRDATQFLICMAVLGVLGFFYAIVVDVLLGVSVQAVIYDALNITLIAVPPIIPVALTAGLVHTQRRLKRDGIFCISPQRINISGQLNLVCFDKTGTLTEDCLDVWGVQRAEAGIFSAPDIEISTKTNFAACMATCHTLITIEGKLCGDPLDIKVFSATGSILEEATEYHTALYNARISSVIQFPDQSSEFGIVRQFPFSSALQRMCVVVRQLGQKHFDVYLKGAPETVANLCKPHTVPQSFTEILEVYTRQGFRVIALARNQLESELSWLKVQSLSREQIETDMDFLGLIIMQNKIKEQTADVLLELRRANIRTLMVTGDNMLTAISVARDCGMIPDHEKVIIADAVSPNDQNPAKITWRYCKSPVQINNQTTKIPFSGDGVCSNNDPGYHFAVSGQSFNVITEHFPTLFQKFLLRASVFARMTPDQKTQLVQALQSIDYTVGMCGDGANDCGALKKAHSGISLSELEASVASPFTSSIPNISCITNLIRQGRGALVTTFCVFKFMSLFSFIMFCGVILLYTVLSNFGDWQYLLTDSVMLALIILTMSLNPAWKKLVRRTPPTSLMSIPVLSSILFQIVNCLLFQIFTFFLVRQQSWYRTPQEIQCNDSSFSDTCSLNQTRDGALYIIKNFENTSLFYVSAFQYLIVAIVFAKGKPFRQPSYKNWSFVLTCTLLYTFILFIMLYPIPAVDEVMEIADVPYNWRIMLLIIILAHAVLSFILENLILDTLWKFFPTNPGVKWTSKYTSNTTQMANQHWGLAFLSRILCRKNRPPKTKHKYLAMKLQEEIDWPPAPSSITYAGTPQYHLSVPF